One window of the Thermodesulfomicrobium sp. WS genome contains the following:
- a CDS encoding DUF456 domain-containing protein — MMVLDALWSLALIAAFGLHVFSLPANWILLGLFALAAVMEPHTVTVGVWVVLVFVAAAGEAAEWLLQDREARRAGASAQGSIFAMVGAVVGAITGAPVAFGLGALLGAVLGAYGGCLLGEMMRGVPLAQARTAAWGAMRGRVGGMVVKMSLGAGMLVFMLLRLWET; from the coding sequence ATGATGGTGCTCGACGCCCTCTGGAGTCTTGCCTTGATCGCGGCCTTTGGTCTGCACGTCTTTTCCTTGCCAGCCAATTGGATTCTACTTGGGCTTTTTGCCCTGGCGGCCGTGATGGAACCCCATACGGTGACCGTGGGAGTGTGGGTGGTGCTGGTGTTTGTAGCCGCGGCTGGGGAAGCGGCGGAATGGCTCCTGCAGGATCGCGAGGCCCGTCGCGCTGGGGCCTCTGCCCAGGGAAGCATCTTTGCTATGGTGGGGGCAGTGGTGGGCGCCATTACGGGCGCGCCTGTGGCCTTTGGTCTGGGAGCGCTTTTGGGAGCAGTACTGGGGGCCTATGGCGGGTGCCTATTGGGGGAGATGATGCGTGGAGTGCCCTTGGCTCAGGCCCGCACGGCTGCCTGGGGGGCCATGCGTGGCCGGGTGGGCGGCATGGTGGTGAAGATGTCCTTGGGCGCGGGTATGCTCGTTTTCATGCTTCTTCGCCTCTGGGAGACCTAG
- a CDS encoding DMT family transporter: MLRVYAQLVGSVVLWGGTWISGRLLAQSMPSFSAALLRFVVASIFLLGWTWWRTGAIPKPPRHLGVISLLGATGIFAYNYFFFTGLASVPAGRAALIIATAPLVITLASPQGWRPQVIGGALVALTGAGTVLAHGVPWRLFSTGLTAGDLHILGCVVSWSAYSILNVRATRRMEPLTAVTWACVAGTVFLTLPALQSGVIEHALTATLLDWTNIVFLGVLATGVAFTWYVRGIQVVGAPRAGVFINLVPVCAVFLAWMLLGEPIDFSLVVGGILVLCGVRLANRH; this comes from the coding sequence ATGCTGCGTGTGTATGCCCAATTGGTGGGTTCCGTGGTGCTGTGGGGCGGAACGTGGATTTCCGGCCGGCTGCTTGCCCAAAGCATGCCCTCGTTTTCCGCGGCCTTGTTGCGCTTTGTAGTGGCTTCGATCTTTCTTTTGGGCTGGACCTGGTGGCGCACCGGCGCCATCCCCAAACCGCCGCGTCACCTGGGGGTGATCTCCCTTTTGGGGGCCACGGGCATCTTTGCCTACAACTATTTCTTTTTCACCGGTCTTGCCAGCGTGCCAGCGGGCCGGGCAGCGCTCATCATCGCCACCGCACCGCTGGTGATCACCCTAGCCAGCCCCCAGGGCTGGCGGCCGCAGGTGATCGGCGGCGCGCTTGTGGCCCTTACCGGGGCGGGCACCGTGCTCGCCCACGGGGTCCCGTGGCGCCTTTTTTCCACCGGCCTTACGGCAGGGGACCTGCATATCCTCGGATGTGTGGTGAGCTGGAGCGCCTATTCCATCCTCAATGTCCGGGCCACCCGACGTATGGAACCCCTTACTGCTGTCACCTGGGCATGCGTGGCCGGAACTGTGTTCCTCACCCTACCGGCACTCCAAAGCGGCGTTATCGAACACGCCCTTACGGCCACGCTCCTGGATTGGACCAACATCGTCTTTTTGGGAGTCCTGGCCACAGGGGTAGCCTTTACCTGGTATGTCCGGGGCATCCAGGTGGTGGGCGCGCCCCGGGCAGGGGTATTCATCAACCTCGTGCCGGTATGTGCGGTATTCCTGGCCTGGATGCTTTTGGGAGAACCCATCGACTTCTCCCTTGTGGTTGGTGGAATCTTGGTGCTCTGCGGCGTGCGGCTGGCCAATCGACACTAG
- a CDS encoding metalloregulator ArsR/SmtB family transcription factor: MSTSWIEPLLLQTKSLADVTRLRLVAILAAHELTVGETVAVLGMGQSRISRHLKILVDAGLLTCTRSGAWALYRVSDPVPPVLASVLKLLEEDPEVQADRQRAVAVLAERRGRVVRFFDAVAQDWKSLSQEILGDFDLDGAVLARLDGASVVVDLGCGPGFLLERLAAAGKQAVGVDHSPRMLEAAARRVGAYSTISLRLGDLAHLPVRDAEADGAVLSLVLHHLSHPQEVLAEAARAVRPGGRLVLADYLSHGEERLRRRHGDHWLGFRLEDLTSWVEAAGFFVETVEEYPLPSRVRLVVLAAERRGPRVGGVSLKEHT; this comes from the coding sequence ATGAGCACTTCTTGGATCGAACCTCTTCTGCTGCAGACCAAGTCCTTGGCCGATGTGACCCGCCTGCGGTTGGTGGCCATCCTGGCTGCCCATGAACTCACTGTGGGGGAGACGGTGGCCGTGCTCGGCATGGGGCAGTCGCGCATCTCCCGCCATCTCAAGATCTTGGTGGATGCGGGGCTGTTGACCTGCACGCGCAGCGGCGCATGGGCTTTGTACCGGGTGTCGGACCCGGTGCCGCCGGTGTTGGCCTCGGTCCTGAAGCTTCTCGAAGAAGACCCCGAAGTGCAGGCGGACCGGCAGCGGGCCGTGGCCGTGCTCGCCGAGCGTCGCGGCCGGGTAGTGCGCTTTTTCGACGCCGTGGCCCAGGATTGGAAGAGCCTCTCTCAGGAGATCCTGGGGGATTTCGACCTGGACGGCGCGGTGTTGGCGCGTTTGGACGGGGCTTCGGTGGTGGTGGACTTGGGCTGTGGCCCTGGATTTTTGCTGGAGCGCTTGGCCGCAGCAGGCAAGCAGGCCGTGGGCGTGGATCATTCGCCGCGGATGCTGGAGGCAGCGGCCCGGCGGGTAGGTGCGTACTCCACCATCAGTCTGCGCCTGGGAGACCTGGCCCACCTGCCGGTGCGTGATGCCGAGGCGGACGGCGCGGTGCTCTCGTTGGTGCTCCATCACCTCTCGCATCCCCAGGAGGTCCTGGCTGAGGCAGCGCGGGCCGTGCGTCCGGGCGGGCGGCTGGTGCTGGCGGACTATCTTTCCCATGGCGAGGAGCGGCTGCGCCGGCGCCATGGCGATCATTGGCTTGGATTCCGTCTCGAAGACCTGACCTCCTGGGTGGAGGCCGCAGGGTTTTTCGTGGAGACGGTGGAGGAATATCCTTTGCCCAGCCGTGTGCGCCTGGTGGTACTGGCGGCCGAGCGGCGTGGGCCACGCGTTGGGGGCGTATCCCTCAAGGAGCACACATGA
- the ahcY gene encoding adenosylhomocysteinase — translation MTKPLDLSLPYKVADMSLADWGTKEMQLSEREMPGLMALMDRYGKSKPLAGLRVSGSLHMTIQTAMLIKTLHTLGADVRWASCNIFSTQDHAAAAVVDQGLAAVFAWKGETLEDYWWCTEMALTWPDGTGPDLIVDDGGDATLLVHQGVRAERDPSFLQEPTDNKEWACVVERLKLSLATAPGKWTAMAKKIRGVSEETTTGVHRLYQMAKAGELLFPAYNVNDSVTKSKFDNLYGCRESLADGIKRATDIMVAGKVVVVCGYGDVGKGCAQSMRGFGARVLVTECDPICALQAVMEGYEVTVMDEACERGDIFVTATGNYHVIRGEHLERMKDEAIVCNIGHFDNEIDMGYFERTPGCRRIPIKPQVDKWVLPSGKSIIVLAEGRLVNLGCATGHPSFVMSNSFTNQVLAQIDLATHTYPPQVMTLPKRLDEEVARLHLERLGVKLERLTPEQAAYIGVSVDGPFKPDHYRY, via the coding sequence ATGACCAAACCACTTGACCTTTCCCTGCCGTACAAGGTGGCGGATATGAGTCTGGCCGATTGGGGCACCAAGGAGATGCAATTGTCGGAGCGGGAGATGCCGGGGCTCATGGCCCTCATGGATCGCTACGGAAAATCCAAGCCCTTGGCAGGCCTTCGGGTCTCCGGCAGTCTGCACATGACCATCCAGACGGCCATGCTCATCAAGACCCTGCACACCTTGGGCGCGGACGTGCGCTGGGCCTCGTGCAACATCTTCTCCACTCAGGACCATGCCGCCGCCGCAGTGGTGGATCAGGGGCTGGCCGCGGTCTTCGCCTGGAAGGGCGAGACCTTGGAAGACTATTGGTGGTGCACGGAGATGGCCCTCACCTGGCCTGACGGCACAGGTCCGGACCTCATCGTGGACGACGGCGGCGACGCCACCTTGCTGGTGCACCAGGGGGTGCGCGCCGAGCGGGACCCCTCTTTTCTTCAGGAGCCCACGGACAACAAGGAGTGGGCCTGCGTGGTGGAGCGCCTCAAGCTTTCTCTCGCCACGGCCCCGGGCAAATGGACGGCCATGGCCAAGAAGATCCGCGGCGTCTCCGAGGAGACCACCACCGGTGTGCACCGCCTCTACCAGATGGCCAAGGCCGGGGAACTGCTGTTTCCGGCCTACAACGTCAACGATTCGGTGACCAAGTCCAAGTTCGACAACCTCTACGGCTGCCGGGAGTCTCTGGCTGACGGCATCAAGCGGGCCACGGACATCATGGTGGCCGGCAAGGTGGTGGTGGTGTGCGGCTACGGCGACGTAGGCAAAGGGTGTGCCCAGTCCATGCGCGGTTTCGGCGCCCGGGTGCTGGTGACCGAGTGTGACCCCATCTGCGCCTTGCAGGCGGTCATGGAGGGCTATGAGGTCACGGTCATGGACGAGGCCTGCGAGCGGGGCGACATCTTCGTGACCGCCACCGGCAACTACCACGTCATCCGCGGCGAGCACCTGGAGCGTATGAAGGATGAGGCCATTGTGTGCAACATCGGCCACTTCGACAACGAGATCGACATGGGCTACTTCGAGCGCACCCCGGGCTGCCGCCGCATCCCCATCAAGCCGCAGGTGGACAAATGGGTGCTGCCCTCGGGCAAGAGCATCATCGTCCTGGCTGAGGGGCGATTGGTGAACCTCGGCTGTGCCACCGGGCACCCGAGTTTTGTCATGTCCAACTCCTTCACCAACCAGGTGCTCGCCCAGATCGACCTTGCCACCCACACCTATCCGCCCCAGGTCATGACTCTGCCCAAACGCCTGGACGAGGAGGTGGCCCGCCTCCATCTGGAGCGTCTGGGCGTCAAACTGGAGCGGCTCACCCCGGAGCAGGCCGCCTACATCGGCGTATCCGTGGATGGTCCTTTCAAACCCGATCATTACCGCTACTAA
- the metK gene encoding methionine adenosyltransferase: protein MILNADHYLFTSESVTEGHPDKVADQISDAVLDCLIAQDPHARVACETMVTTGMAIIAGEITTTAYADLPEIVRTTVREIGYVSSDMGFDATTCAVLSSIDKQSPDIAMGVDRSRPEDQGAGDQGMMFGYATTETPTLMPAPIYFAHALSRRLAEVRKSGVLPFLRPDGKTQVSVEYRKGKPVRIDNVVVSSQHSPDVAYADLAAAIEAEVIRKTLPAGMLDDQTRIYINTTGRFVVGGPLADCGLTGRKIINDTYGGMGNHGGGAFSGKDPSKVDRSGAYMARYVAKNVVAAGLAQTCEVQIAYAIGVAEPVSVLVTTGGTGVVPDEVLTRAVREVFDLRPYFIIKRLNLIQPIYKQTACYGHFGREDVTFPWEVTDAVDDLRTAAKV, encoded by the coding sequence ATGATCCTCAATGCTGATCACTATCTGTTCACGTCCGAGTCCGTCACCGAAGGCCATCCCGACAAGGTGGCGGACCAGATCTCCGATGCGGTGCTCGACTGCCTCATCGCCCAGGACCCGCATGCCCGCGTGGCCTGCGAGACCATGGTGACCACCGGCATGGCCATCATCGCCGGCGAGATCACCACCACCGCCTATGCCGACCTGCCGGAGATCGTCCGCACCACGGTGCGCGAGATCGGCTACGTGAGCTCGGACATGGGCTTTGACGCCACCACCTGCGCCGTACTCTCCTCCATCGACAAGCAGTCTCCGGATATCGCCATGGGCGTGGACCGCTCCCGGCCCGAAGACCAGGGCGCGGGCGACCAGGGCATGATGTTCGGCTACGCCACCACCGAGACCCCCACGCTCATGCCCGCCCCCATCTACTTTGCCCACGCCCTCTCCCGCCGCCTGGCCGAGGTGCGCAAATCCGGGGTGCTGCCTTTCCTGCGGCCGGACGGCAAGACCCAGGTGTCGGTGGAGTACCGCAAAGGCAAGCCGGTACGCATCGACAACGTGGTGGTGTCCTCCCAGCACAGCCCGGATGTGGCCTATGCGGACCTGGCCGCAGCCATCGAGGCCGAGGTCATCCGCAAGACCCTGCCCGCCGGGATGCTCGACGACCAGACCCGCATCTACATCAACACTACGGGCCGGTTCGTGGTGGGCGGTCCCTTGGCCGACTGCGGGCTCACGGGCCGCAAGATTATCAACGACACCTACGGCGGCATGGGCAACCATGGCGGCGGCGCCTTTTCGGGCAAGGATCCTTCCAAGGTGGACCGCTCCGGCGCCTACATGGCCCGCTACGTGGCCAAAAACGTCGTGGCCGCAGGTCTGGCGCAGACCTGCGAGGTGCAGATTGCCTACGCCATCGGCGTGGCCGAGCCGGTGTCGGTTTTGGTCACCACCGGCGGCACCGGCGTGGTGCCCGACGAGGTGCTCACCCGGGCGGTGCGCGAGGTCTTTGACCTGCGCCCGTACTTCATCATCAAGCGCCTCAACCTCATCCAGCCCATCTACAAGCAGACCGCCTGCTACGGCCATTTTGGCCGCGAGGACGTGACCTTCCCCTGGGAAGTGACCGACGCCGTGGACGACCTGCGCACTGCCGCGAAAGTCTAG
- a CDS encoding glucokinase translates to MAMLVADIGGTHARFAVAEAVDGAAPRLARTVTVPTAAAADLAGLVALALERGLGLHPQDAQGTVLAVAGAVQDGRAWLPNAGLTVDAQDACLAGRAVVLNDFVAQAYATLHPEVWASCQVLQEGVARSGPRAVAGAGTGFGACVLVPEEAGWVPLATEMGHTPFPFLPTEQDLQERILAEAGEAILDAVVSGPGLSRVHAWCTGKTMAPAAVAEAISPTHPTCAAFARLYGRALRILALTSLPTSGLFVAGGVAAKNPFLVEHPAFLEEFCACRGYEVMLAAFPVRLVTHPDAGLLGAAVAGCKRRWVV, encoded by the coding sequence ATGGCGATGCTTGTGGCGGATATCGGCGGCACCCATGCCCGCTTTGCGGTGGCAGAAGCGGTGGACGGCGCGGCTCCGCGCTTGGCGCGCACTGTCACCGTGCCCACGGCCGCGGCTGCGGATCTCGCAGGACTCGTGGCATTGGCCCTGGAGCGCGGCTTGGGGCTGCACCCCCAGGATGCCCAGGGCACGGTCCTGGCAGTGGCCGGCGCGGTGCAGGACGGCCGGGCCTGGCTGCCCAACGCCGGGCTCACGGTGGACGCCCAGGATGCGTGCCTGGCAGGGCGGGCGGTGGTCCTGAACGACTTCGTGGCCCAGGCGTACGCCACCCTGCATCCGGAGGTCTGGGCCTCGTGCCAGGTGCTCCAGGAGGGGGTGGCGCGGTCGGGCCCCCGGGCCGTGGCTGGCGCGGGTACGGGGTTTGGCGCCTGCGTGCTGGTGCCTGAGGAGGCCGGCTGGGTGCCGCTTGCTACCGAGATGGGGCATACGCCCTTTCCCTTCCTCCCTACGGAACAGGACCTGCAGGAGCGCATCCTCGCCGAGGCGGGCGAGGCCATCCTGGACGCCGTGGTCTCGGGCCCGGGCCTTTCCCGGGTGCACGCCTGGTGCACGGGCAAGACCATGGCCCCGGCAGCCGTGGCAGAGGCCATCTCTCCCACGCACCCCACGTGTGCGGCCTTTGCCCGGCTCTATGGCCGCGCCCTGCGCATCCTTGCCCTCACGAGTCTGCCGACCTCCGGCCTCTTTGTGGCCGGCGGCGTGGCGGCCAAAAATCCCTTTCTGGTGGAGCATCCGGCGTTTCTCGAGGAGTTTTGCGCCTGCCGGGGCTACGAGGTTATGCTTGCCGCTTTCCCGGTGCGGCTTGTCACCCATCCTGATGCCGGGCTCTTGGGCGCGGCGGTGGCGGGGTGCAAGCGGCGCTGGGTGGTCTGA
- a CDS encoding 4Fe-4S binding protein, whose amino-acid sequence MGHSSAKDIFRALGRKLDQTSVRTPWTPTLRRILTLLYTEAEAELVVAMPHRPSSLARIARITQRTEAELRPLLEGLCAKGLVMDLWDGDTVQYMLSPMVIGFFEFTFMRAPQGLPIRPLAEAFHAYLLGEKAFLEANFGGQEQVSVMRALPHDGTQAPQVTILDHESASAMVREAKRFAIGTCACRHERLHTDGKICAAGLATCTSLGETADFLIRRGFAREVPRQAVEELLARSRELGLVLSTDNVRKAPGFLCHCCACCCHLLRGVRESGYPGVIVSSSLMASVDEARCRRCGRCAQVCPVHAITAPPGEIPRLHEAFCLGCGVCALRCPAQAIHLVSRPKRTLLPEDIFERILLQSLERGTLQHLLFDHPRRLDHAFLRALTGGFLRLPGVKQALMSEVLRSRFLGFLRKHSA is encoded by the coding sequence ATGGGACACTCGAGCGCCAAAGACATCTTCCGCGCCCTGGGGCGCAAACTCGATCAAACCTCGGTGCGCACGCCGTGGACGCCCACCCTGCGCCGCATCCTCACCCTGCTCTACACCGAGGCCGAGGCCGAACTCGTGGTGGCCATGCCCCACCGGCCGTCGTCCCTGGCGCGTATCGCCCGCATCACCCAAAGGACCGAGGCCGAGCTTCGGCCCCTGCTCGAAGGGCTCTGCGCCAAAGGTCTGGTCATGGACCTGTGGGACGGCGATACGGTCCAGTATATGCTCAGCCCCATGGTCATCGGCTTTTTCGAATTCACCTTCATGCGCGCCCCCCAGGGGCTTCCCATCCGCCCATTGGCCGAGGCCTTCCACGCCTATCTCCTCGGAGAAAAAGCCTTCCTCGAGGCCAATTTCGGAGGCCAAGAACAGGTATCCGTCATGCGCGCCCTGCCGCACGACGGCACCCAGGCGCCCCAGGTCACCATCCTGGACCATGAATCCGCCAGCGCCATGGTACGCGAAGCCAAACGCTTTGCCATCGGCACCTGCGCCTGCCGCCATGAGCGACTGCACACCGACGGCAAGATATGCGCCGCAGGGCTTGCCACCTGCACGTCCCTCGGAGAGACCGCAGATTTTCTCATCCGCCGCGGCTTTGCCCGCGAGGTGCCGCGGCAGGCTGTGGAAGAGCTCCTTGCCCGCTCCCGAGAGCTTGGGCTCGTCCTCTCCACGGACAATGTGCGTAAGGCGCCGGGGTTTCTGTGCCATTGCTGCGCGTGCTGCTGCCATCTGCTGCGGGGAGTGCGCGAAAGCGGCTATCCCGGGGTCATCGTCTCCTCGAGCCTCATGGCATCCGTGGACGAGGCCCGCTGCCGCCGCTGCGGCCGCTGCGCCCAGGTGTGTCCGGTGCACGCCATCACGGCACCGCCCGGAGAAATTCCCCGCCTGCACGAGGCCTTTTGCCTGGGCTGCGGCGTCTGCGCCCTGCGCTGTCCTGCCCAGGCCATCCACTTGGTCTCCCGTCCCAAGCGCACCCTGCTTCCCGAAGACATCTTCGAGCGCATCCTGCTGCAATCCCTGGAGCGGGGAACGCTCCAGCACCTGCTCTTCGACCATCCAAGACGCTTGGATCACGCCTTCCTGCGCGCGCTGACCGGAGGCTTTCTGCGCCTGCCCGGGGTCAAACAGGCGCTCATGAGCGAGGTGCTGCGCTCGCGCTTTCTTGGATTCCTCCGCAAGCACAGCGCGTAG
- a CDS encoding NCS2 family permease has product MERFFRFAEHGTTVRTELVAGATTFMTMAYILAVNPAILSATGMPKDALFTATAVSSIIATLVMALMARLPFALAPGMGLNAFFAYSVVLGLGYSWQTALAAVFLEGILFIVLSAINVREAIIACIPLNLKRALSVGIGLFIAFIGLHNAGIVVQHDATLVTLGDITQGPALVALVGLVFTGLLLAWRVKGALLLGILAATLIGIPLGVTQWHGSQLVSLPASLAPIALQMDFSALASGELIMVVLTFLLVDMFDTIGTLVGVCTKAGMLTPEGQVPRAKQALLADAIGTTVGALLGTSTVTTYIESAAGVAEGGRTGATALTTAALFCLALFLSPLFLMVPSAATAPALILVGLFMLSPIKDMDLDDPTEAIPGFLAIIAMPLTYSIADGIVFGILSYTALKLLTGRGRELSLFTYAVAAFSMLKFVG; this is encoded by the coding sequence ATGGAACGCTTTTTCCGCTTTGCTGAACATGGCACCACGGTGCGCACCGAGCTCGTCGCCGGGGCAACGACCTTCATGACCATGGCCTATATTCTGGCCGTCAACCCCGCCATCCTCTCGGCCACCGGCATGCCCAAGGACGCCCTGTTCACGGCCACGGCCGTCTCGTCCATCATCGCCACCCTGGTGATGGCGCTCATGGCCCGCCTGCCCTTCGCCCTGGCCCCGGGCATGGGACTCAACGCCTTTTTCGCCTACTCGGTGGTGCTTGGCCTTGGGTATTCGTGGCAAACGGCCCTGGCTGCGGTCTTCCTGGAAGGGATCCTGTTTATCGTGCTCTCGGCCATCAATGTCCGCGAGGCCATCATCGCCTGCATCCCCCTCAACTTGAAACGCGCCCTCTCCGTGGGCATCGGGCTCTTCATCGCCTTCATCGGCCTGCACAACGCCGGCATCGTGGTGCAGCACGACGCCACCTTGGTCACCTTGGGCGACATCACCCAAGGCCCGGCCTTGGTGGCCCTTGTGGGGCTTGTCTTCACCGGGCTGCTCCTTGCCTGGCGCGTCAAGGGCGCCCTGCTTTTGGGGATCCTCGCCGCCACCCTCATAGGCATCCCCCTGGGCGTGACCCAATGGCACGGCTCGCAGCTCGTTTCCCTCCCCGCTTCCCTTGCGCCCATCGCCCTGCAGATGGATTTTTCCGCCCTGGCCTCAGGCGAGCTCATCATGGTGGTCCTCACCTTCCTGCTGGTGGATATGTTCGACACCATCGGCACGCTGGTGGGCGTCTGCACCAAGGCCGGCATGCTCACCCCGGAAGGCCAGGTGCCTCGGGCCAAGCAGGCGCTGCTCGCTGACGCCATCGGCACCACCGTGGGCGCACTGCTCGGCACCTCCACCGTGACCACCTACATCGAAAGCGCCGCTGGCGTTGCCGAAGGCGGCCGCACCGGGGCCACGGCGCTCACCACCGCGGCCCTCTTCTGCCTCGCCCTGTTCCTCTCCCCGCTCTTTCTCATGGTGCCCAGCGCGGCCACCGCCCCGGCCCTGATCCTGGTGGGGCTCTTCATGCTCTCGCCCATCAAGGACATGGACCTAGATGACCCCACCGAGGCCATCCCCGGTTTTCTCGCCATCATCGCCATGCCGCTTACCTACAGCATCGCCGATGGCATCGTGTTCGGCATCCTGTCGTATACCGCCCTCAAGCTGCTCACCGGACGCGGCCGCGAACTCTCCCTCTTCACCTACGCGGTCGCGGCCTTTTCCATGCTCAAGTTCGTGGGCTGA
- a CDS encoding sulfite exporter TauE/SafE family protein has protein sequence MLEIFAVYLAVGAVAGVLAGLFGIGGGLVIVPMLVVCFTWQGVDGAIMMQLALGTSMASIMFTAVSSFMAHHRRGAVAWDVVRRICLGILAGTYAGTFVAAVLPTRVLKVVFVVFLVFVCWQMLSGKRPKPTRQMPGLAGTSLAGVVIGAVSSLVGIGGGTLSVPFMVWHNIPLHRAIGTSAAIGFPIAVAGTLGYVVHGWGVPALPEWCLGFVSLPALLGIVLASVCTAPLGVRLAHALPVDRLKKIFAVLLLMVGLRMLWGVVA, from the coding sequence ATGCTGGAAATTTTTGCAGTCTATCTGGCGGTGGGTGCCGTGGCCGGGGTGTTGGCCGGGCTTTTTGGTATCGGCGGGGGGCTGGTCATCGTGCCCATGCTGGTAGTGTGCTTCACCTGGCAGGGGGTGGACGGGGCGATTATGATGCAGCTTGCTCTGGGGACCTCCATGGCCAGCATCATGTTTACCGCGGTTTCCAGCTTTATGGCCCACCATCGCCGGGGGGCGGTGGCCTGGGATGTCGTGCGGCGCATCTGTCTGGGGATCCTGGCGGGGACCTATGCGGGGACGTTCGTGGCCGCCGTGCTTCCCACCCGGGTGCTCAAGGTGGTGTTTGTGGTCTTTCTCGTTTTCGTGTGCTGGCAGATGCTTTCCGGCAAGCGGCCCAAGCCCACGCGCCAGATGCCCGGCCTGGCGGGGACGAGCCTGGCGGGGGTGGTCATCGGCGCGGTTTCGAGTCTGGTGGGTATTGGCGGCGGCACACTCTCGGTGCCGTTTATGGTGTGGCACAATATCCCGCTGCATCGGGCCATCGGTACGTCCGCGGCCATTGGGTTTCCCATCGCCGTTGCCGGCACCTTGGGCTACGTGGTGCATGGTTGGGGCGTGCCGGCCCTTCCGGAGTGGTGTCTTGGCTTCGTTTCGCTGCCGGCGCTTTTGGGCATTGTGCTGGCGAGCGTGTGTACCGCGCCGCTCGGGGTGCGGCTGGCCCACGCCTTGCCTGTGGATCGTCTGAAAAAGATCTTTGCCGTCCTGCTGCTCATGGTGGGCTTGCGGATGCTGTGGGGCGTGGTGGCATAG
- a CDS encoding ABC transporter ATP-binding protein produces MPTPILATEDLSFGYPGRPLLLDHIHLRLTAQDRVGLVGANGSGKTTLLRLLTGLTRPSAGRILFDGEEVTSEEGFRRLRQAVGFALQNAEDQLFYPTVLDDVAFGPLNLGLSPQEARSRAEATLAMLGLSDFAGRLTHRLSGGEMRLVALAGVLAMQPRLLLLDEPTTGLDPATRERLIAILQALPTARLVISHDWDFLEATCDRFLLLEAGRMHDGFQLHPHAHVHAHPLGSVPHEHPRTADSPDNHSGRP; encoded by the coding sequence ATGCCAACACCCATCCTCGCCACCGAAGACCTTTCTTTTGGCTACCCTGGCCGGCCGCTGCTCCTCGACCACATCCATCTCCGCCTCACCGCCCAGGACCGCGTGGGTCTCGTGGGCGCCAACGGCAGCGGCAAGACCACACTCCTGCGGCTGCTCACCGGCCTTACCCGCCCCAGCGCAGGCCGCATCCTCTTTGACGGAGAAGAAGTCACCTCCGAGGAGGGATTTCGCCGCCTGCGCCAGGCCGTAGGCTTTGCCCTGCAAAACGCCGAAGACCAGCTCTTCTATCCCACGGTGCTCGACGACGTGGCCTTTGGCCCGCTGAACCTCGGGCTCTCGCCCCAAGAGGCCCGAAGCCGCGCCGAAGCCACCCTCGCCATGCTCGGGCTCTCGGACTTTGCCGGGCGTCTCACCCACCGCCTCTCCGGCGGCGAGATGCGCCTCGTGGCCCTGGCCGGGGTCCTGGCCATGCAGCCAAGACTCCTGCTCCTCGACGAGCCCACCACCGGTCTGGACCCTGCCACCCGAGAGCGCCTCATCGCCATCCTCCAGGCGCTCCCCACTGCTCGTTTGGTCATCTCCCATGACTGGGACTTTCTCGAAGCCACCTGCGACCGCTTTCTCCTCCTTGAGGCAGGACGGATGCACGACGGCTTTCAGCTCCATCCCCACGCCCACGTGCACGCCCATCCCCTGGGAAGCGTCCCGCACGAACATCCGAGAACTGCGGACTCACCCGATAATCATAGCGGTCGCCCATAG